In Sardina pilchardus chromosome 10, fSarPil1.1, whole genome shotgun sequence, one genomic interval encodes:
- the LOC134093916 gene encoding uncharacterized protein LOC134093916 isoform X2 produces MTKLRYLSVLLSQRLTLAAQEIFKDVEETISELQEEVKLVKLENAKLKSKLREAGSNNSNETTPVGPEELQNGGEQRPEVALEDSSTIASLKQELDAQGENDGGSLDSEKRECVAMQIKMETDFTECSPNQSAEQIDPRVTVSIAVDSRAPVFPCVERTWSVRDSAAKEAEPQASQIQERSGDILEDDGRQENVPKSSDTEATTQMTCSWSVNCPPVNDDGEDDCGVFDDRDGVEDDGDQGGNDHVMDPAKERDNMDVGMPHKPQMPQKRPCTRLELSRCGKKSSDNGSEEITLDKETSSENTIIVRTGKPRGRPRKHPQTSTPKQESGNSQRQLRSGNDKTEVRGRLHKRQKKHQTSTNNSVEVHEKNGVGRPNRRSRRNLENDENIVVQVFNTVVSTKNPRGRPRKNPQITIVKSAAVSMDQNDSISEKSHVSEGNKDGSTPQRRSGRLRERSEIRSEDEENTAVQEANSKVITGKPRGRPRKHPRITIVKPSEVDLDHGESVSEEPSVSEDNKDLPRPESTTMSLRCIDAFTVQSIQTDHQDGYPNGEPSSHDRESRSGRLPEGKSTGQLEISKAEATEVNLKGEENSLGQESNPMDGAERPRGADKNDTQTTSVKPVEVDLDQEDSVSEELPICETDTDLSRPKRRSGRLRKCTPISPTQPDDMDHQDDSSSDEASSGDDGDLSLLARPNRTSMKRPRSSSSEYDNDMEQDDDDSSDSSCGEALLDSTRKEGPRKQHRISKIAAVEEGLDHVSVLHKDMGLAKRHYCLYCAKPVSKLARHLALRHYNEREVIKALTLRKNSKERKTQIALLRNRGNREHNNQVLKDGKGLLIPCRVFKSHDPKDVVTCPGCSGLFSKESIPKHLKCCTFVTTEGDSDRNASRTVVRQASEILEVLSGMYQDDVAEAVRADKDILKLGQLMCDRKNANDYIWQRLRELGRLVLNGRKITPLYQIEDYIRLENWDHMAAVVKDVALYSETTCTFTISKYAVNIRRSLDTIAGILYCESQAAGDKEMVEIAEKFQENLKMRWHQTFMAPEKSDGNSPLLKLAEQTSHQDQQDDEASDEDVNVAQSRTEHETTSHGRTDPDDTGREDNISAAQSKTGHETNVHSGVPVLPTNQEDEVQNTLESTTEEPLERSDIRPTVCPEDDLQRDGDANDDDDVDGDDDDAGDDDDDDDDCNDNDDDDDYDVADDAEDDSDSSHDGDDGDDDGDEDCADSNVPAIGLENKNNTAEDGDLNEPCGSAQNDTPTKPPDQLQVPQISTAGVSMSSVNNHRDSVSDQKNAPKKSGASNNDAKVVSILQYTKCRKRHHCLFCKRPMSKISRHLENKHYEQEDVAKACSYPKGSKERKMYLGQLLKRGNRAHNLRVLKEGKGVLVPCKRGAGKPGDFLHCPFCHGLFVKRRIADHVKHCPFATNLDRVIAKRGKRGSLAALRLMSEPIPENVTEELWKVLLSLHEDEVSMAVREDKYALLMGQQLLEKGTGQEAIQQVYIRQRLRELGRLLVSSRKISPMHKLEDFILPSNWHHVIAVVKDVSGNNKEDSTLNLTFLQHLYRSLQKIGKLVELDAESSKDEQMLELARTFNRKFVEQWRRQFPAPFVARKSQLSHNDTNLLSFTEDIRNLHTYLKDKLSECVSVLCTSPGPTAWNSLARIVLAQLIVFNRKKAKEIAGLTLKDFNTKEAYGMPYDDDEEDLTPFERELCKFTCRMEISRATGDNIHILIPPALANIMETMLHKRRLCHIRCDNIYMFALPSIKSHYLGVECLKSFAEKCGVKCTEALASNGLRMHVAMVTRLLYLKDVSQLTDFMGLNLTTHLKNDCVQQDTLELAKLCKVFTTLDNGHLKVPEQTVDEVIVSPDEIVQPDYWSSSEELEEDDDDYHPSKSAKAQSVNTRRRSVTKHTRSAAEGQAAESRPVPASARRRSVPKQRWSPAEVEAVERHMAKFISSGTTPGKKACTACIMAEPLALKDRLWAAIKFYVRNRITTLRRQNSKPSQT; encoded by the exons ATGACCAAGCTGCGCTACCTGAGTGTTCTCCTTTCCCAGCGCCTGACTTTGGCAGCCCAAGAGATTTTTAAGGACGTGGAGGAAACCATTTCAGAGCTTCAAGAAGAAGTAAAGCTGGTGAAGCTAGAAAATGCCAAACTTAAATCGAAACTACGGGAGGCTGGTTCAAACAACAGCAATG AAACAACTCCTGTTGGTCCTGAAGAGCTCCAAAATGGTGGGGAACAGAGACCTGAGGTAGCTCTGGAGGACAGTTCCACTATTGCATCTTTAAAACAGGAACTAGATGCACAGGGTGAAAATGATGGAGGCTCCTTGGAcagtgaaaagagagaatgtgttgcAATGCAAATTAAGATGGAGACTGATTTCACAGAGTGCAGCCCCAACCAGTCAGCTGAGCAAATTGACCCTAGAGTCACAGTAAGCATTGCTGTGGACTCCCGTGCACCTGTTTTCCCCTGCGTGGAGAGGACATGGAGTGTTCGTGATTCAGCTGCTAAAGAAGCAGAACCTCAGGCTTCCCAG ATTCAGGAGAGGAGTGGTGACATCCTTGAAGATGATGGCAGACAAGAAAATGTCCCAAAGTCCAGCGATACTGAAGCG ACAACACAAATGACTTGCAGCTGGAGCGTCAACTGCCCTCCAGTAAATGATGACGGTGAAGATGATTGTGGTGTTTTTGATGATCGTGATGGTGTTGAAGATGATGGTGATCAGGGAGGGAATGACCATGTTATGGACCCTGCTAAGGAGAGGGAtaat ATGGATGTGGGAATGCCTCACAAACCTCAGATGCCTCAGAAAAGACCTTGCACCCGGTTGGAGCTCTCCAGATGTGGCAAGAAGTCCTCTGACAATGGCAGTGAAGaaatcactttggacaaagaAACCAGCTCAGAAAATACCATAATAGTTAGAACAGGGAAACCTCGAGGGAGACCAAGGAAGCATCCTCAAACTTCCACACCTAAACAAGAGTCCGGTAATTCACAACGACAGCTTAGATCTGGAAATGACAAAACGGAGGTCAGAGGCAGGCTACATAAGAGACAAAAGAAGCATCAGACATCGACAAATAACTCTGTTGAGGTTCATGAAAAAAACGGAGTTGGGAGACCTAATCGAAGGTCTAGAAGGAACTTGGAAAATGATGAAAATATTGTAGTGCAAGTGTTCAACACAGTGGTCAGCACAAAAAATCCAAGGGGCAGACCAAGAAAGAATCCTCAGATTACAATTGTCAAATCAGCTGCAGTGTCCATGGATCAAAATGATAGCATTTCAGAAAAGTCACATGTCTCTGAAGGCAACAAAGATGGATCAACACCCCAAAGAAGAAGTGGGAGACTGAGGGAGCGTTCTGAGATACGTTCTGAAGATGAAGAGAACACTGCTGTTCAAGAGGCAAACTCAAAAGTCATAACAGGAAAACCAAGGGGCAGACCCAGGAAACATCCTCGAATTACTATTGTCAAACCATCAGAGGTTGACTTGGATCATGGTGAGAGTGTTTCAGAGGAGCCGTCTGTCTCTGAAGATAATAAAGACTTGCCCAGACCTGAAAGCACAACTATGAGTCTGAGGTGTATTGATGCCTTCACAGTCCAGTCAATTCAGACGGACCATCAAGATGGTTATCCAAATGGTGAACCTAGTTCTCATGACCGAGAGAGTAGGTCAGGGAGGCTACCAGAGGGAAAGTCTACAGGGCAACTTGAAATATCTAAAGCAGAAGCAACTGAAGTGAACTTGAAAGGTGAAGAAAACAGTTTAGGTCAAGAATCAAACCCAATGGATGGAGCAGAAAGACCAAGGGGTGCAGACAAGAACGATACCCAGACCACTTCAGTCAAACCAGTTGAGGTGGACTTGGATCAAGAGGATAGTGTTTCAGAAGAGCTGCCTATCTGTGAAACTGACACAGACTTGTCAAGACCAAAGAGAAGAAGTGGAAGGCTGAGGAAGTGTACTCCTATTTCTCCAACCCAGCCAGATGACATGGACCATCAGGATGACTCTTCAAGCGATGAAGCCAGTTCTGGAGATGACGGAGATTTGTCACTTTTAGCGAGGCCAAATAGGACATCAATGAAACGTCCTCGATCTTCGTCCTCAGAATACGATAATGATATGGAACAGGATGATGATGATTCTTCAGATTCCAGCTGTGGAGAAGCTCTGCTCGATTCAACCAGAAAGGAGGGACCCAGAAAGCAGCATCGGATCTCAAAAATTGCAGCCGTAGAGGAAGGATTAGATCATGTCTCTGTCCTTCATAAGGACATGGGACTTGCCAAGAGGCATTACTGTTTGTATTGTGCAAAACCTGTTAGCAAGTTAGCCAGGCATTTAGCTTTGCGCCACTACAATGAAAGGGAGGTGATCAAGGCTCTAACTCTCCGCAAAAATTCAAAAGAAAGGAAAACTCAAATTGCACTCCTGCGTAACCGTGGTAACCGTGAACACAACAATCAAGTTCTGAAAGATGGAAAAGGACTCCTAATTCCATGCCGAGTCTTTAAGTCACATGATCCTAAAGACGTTGTAACCTGCCCTGGTTGCTCTGGCTTGTTTTCCAAGGAGTCCATACCTAAGCACCTTAAATGCTGTACATTCGTCACAACAGAGGGTGATTCTGATCGAAATGCATCACGTACTGTCGTTAGGCAAGCTTCAGAGATCTTAGAGGTTCTGTCTGGGATGTATCAGGATGATGTTGCAGAGGCGGTTAGAGCGGACAAGGATATTCTTAAACTTGGACAGCTCATGTGTGATAGAAAAAACGCTAATGACTACATCTGGCAGAGACTTCGTGAGTTGGGCAGGTTAGTTTTGAATGGTCGAAAAATCACACCATTGTATCAAATAGAGGATTATATCCGACTGGAAAACTGGGATCACATGGCTGCTGTTGTGAAGGATGTTGCGTTGTACAGTGAGACCACGTGTACTTTTACCATTTCCAAGTATGCTGTGAATATCAGGCGCAGCTTGGACACAATAGCAGGGATTCTCTATTGTGAATCACAAGCCGCTGGAGATAAGGAAATGGTAGAAATTGCCGAAAAGTTCCAGGAGAATTTGAAGATGAGGTGGCACCAGACGTTCATGGCGCCAGAAAAGTCAGACGGCAACAGTCCATTGTTGAAACTTGCTGAACAG ACCAGCCATCAAGATCAACAAGATGACGAAGCAAGTGACGAAGACGTCAATGTTGCACAGTCAAGGACTGAGCACGAAACG ACCAGCCATGGTAGGACAGATCCTGATGACACTGGAAGAGAAGATAACATCAGTGCTGCACAGTCAAAGACAGGGCATGAAACG AATGTCCACAGCGGTGTCCCAGTCTTGCCAACCAATCAAGAGGATGAGGTTCAGAATACACTGGAATCAACAACAGAGGAG CCGCTGGAGAGAAGTGATATCAGGCCCACGGTCTGTCCTGAAGATGATCTTCAAAGAGATGGGGATGCCAATGACGACGatgatgttgatggtgatgatgatgatgctggtgatgatgacgacgacgatgatgacTGTAATGAcaatgacgatgatgatgactaTGATGTGGCTGATGATGCTGAAGATGACAGTGACAGCAgtcatgatggtgatgatggtgatgatgatggagatGAAGATTGTGCTGATAGTAATGTTCCAGCTATCGGAttggaaaacaaaaat AATACTGCTGAGGATGGAGACCTGAATGAACCGTGTGGCAGTGCCCAAAATGACACTCCAACCAAACCACCCGACCAGTTACAAGTACCGCAAATATCCACTGCAGGAGTTTCTATGTCGTCTGTAAACAACCATCGGGACAGTGTTTCAGACCAGAAAAATGCCCCCAAGAAGTCAGGTGCGTCAAATAATGATGCTAAAGTTGTTTCCATCCTTCAATACACCAAATGCCGCAAAAGACACCACTGTTTGTTCTGTAAAAGGCCTATGTCAAAGATTTCAAGGCATTTAGAAAACAAGCATTACGAACAAGAAGATGTGGCCAAAGCTTGCAGTTATCCCAAAGGAAGCAAGGAAAGGAAGATGTATCTAGGGCAACTACTTAAAAGGGGTAATCGTGCGCACAACCTCAGAGTCCTAAAAGAAGGGAAAGGAGTTCTCGTTCCATGTAAACGGGGGGCGGGAAAGCCTGGTGATTTTTTGCATTGCCCCTTTTGTCATGGCCTGTTTGTCAAGAGGCGTATTGCAGATCACGTTAAACACTGTCCATTTGCAACAAACTTAGATCGTGTTATTGCCAAAAGGGGAAAAAGAGGATCTTTAGCAGCATTGCGTCTTATGTCTGAACCCATACCAGAAAATGTTACTGAAGAGTTGTGGAAGGTTCTGCTGAGTTTGCATGAGGACGAAGTTTCTATGGCAGTCAGAGAAGACAAATATGCCCTTCTGATGGGACAGCAGCTTTTGGAAAAGGGGACAGGACAAGAAGCCATCCAGCAGGTTTACATTAGGCAGAGACTTCGAGAGCTGGGAAGGCTGCTTGTCAGCAGCCGCAAGATCTCCCCAATGCATAAACTGGAGGACTTTATACTGCCATCGAATTGGCACCATGTGATTGCAGTTGTCAAGGATGTTTCGGGGAACAATAAGGAGGATTCCACTCTCAATTTGACATTCCTGCAACACCTTTATCGGAGCTTGCAGAAGATTGGAAAACTTGTGGAGTTAGATGCAGAATCCAGCAAGGACGAGCAGATGCTGGAATTGGCAAGAACATTCAACAGGAAGTTTGTGGAGCAGTGGAGGAGGCAGTTCCCTGCTCCTTTTGTGGCAAGAAAGAGTCAGCTAAGCCACAATGATACGAATTTGCTGTCTTTCACAGAAGACATCAGGAATCTGCACACATACCTCAAAGACAaactcagtgagtgtgtgtcagtactgTGTACATCTCCAGGCCCAACGGCTTGGAACAGTCTCGCTAGGATTGTTCTTGCCCAGCTGATCGTGTTCAATAGAAAGAAAGCAAAGGAGATCGCCGGGCTTACTCTGAAGGATTTCAACACCAAGGAAGCCTATGGCATGCCATATGATGACGATGAGGAGGATTTAACACCGTTTGAGCGTGAGCTTTGTAAGTTCACATGCAGGATGGAGATTTCAAGAGCAACAGGAGACAACATCCATATCCTCATTCCTCCAGCTTTGGCCAACATCATGGAAACTATGCTCCATAAACGAAGGTTGTGTCACATACGCTGTGACAATATATACATGTTTGCATTGCCTAGTATCAAATCACACTACTTGGGTGTTGAGTGTCTGAAAAGCTTCGCTGAGAAATGTGGAGTGAAGTGCACAGAAGCATTGGCTTCAAATGGACTGAGAATGCACGTTGCTATGGTGACCCGACTGCTCTACTTGAAGGATGTGTCTCAACTAACAGACTTCATGGGACTCAATCTAACAACTCACCTGAAGAATGATTGTGTCCAACAAGATACCCTGGAACTGGCAAAGCTTTGCAAGGTTTTTACGACCTTGGACAACGGACATTTGAAAGTCCCAGAACAGACTGTAGATGAGGTTATTGTCAGCCCGGATG AAATTGTGCAGCCGGATTATTGGTCTTCATCTGAAGAACtggaagaagatgatgatgactaCCATCCCTCAAAGTCAGCTAAAGCACAGTCTG TTAACACAAGACGCAGGAGTGTAACGAAGCACACTCGGAGTGCAGCAGAAGGCCAGGCCGCCGAGAGTCGCCCTGTTCCAGCGAGCGCAAGACGGAGGAGTGTGCCGAAACAGAGATGGAGTCCAGCAGAGGTGGAGGCAGTGGAGAGGCACATGGCCAAGTTCATCAGCTCAGGCACAACCCCGGGGAAGAAGGCCTGCACCGCCTGCATCATGGCCGAGCCGCTGGCTCTTAAGGACCGGCTGTGGGCAGCCATCAAGTTTTATGTCAGAAACCGCATCACCACTCTACGCAGGCAGAACAGCAAGCCATCACAGACGTAA